Proteins found in one Nitratiruptor sp. SB155-2 genomic segment:
- a CDS encoding DUF2130 domain-containing protein, with product MHTIKCPNCGYVIDINQTLYEEIEKAAKAKLQKEIEEHRKQYKNELSKLKVQEEALKAKETALEAKANQLAQELLSKERQNLEREIKKRLENEQKSIIESLEKELEEKSNQVKELNEAKIEIEKLKRQKDEAIRQARLQAQKELSEELSKAKEQLAKQLAQENELKLKEKEKQLEDLKHQLEEAKRKAELTSQQLQGEVQELAIEEYLKNQFPFDTIEEIKKGQRGADCIQIVNTRELQNCGKIYYESKRAKEFKKEWIEKFKADMRNIGCDIGVLVTQSMPKGMDRMGFVDGVWVCSFEEFKALSAILRENLIKIALIKKSQENRGEKMAMLYSYLTSDEFRMQIEAIVEGFTQMQQDLEAEKRAMARIWKQRQKQIEKVLENTISMYASIKGIAGSAISHIKALELPYSED from the coding sequence ATGCATACCATCAAATGTCCTAATTGCGGCTATGTAATCGATATCAACCAGACACTTTACGAAGAGATAGAAAAAGCAGCCAAAGCAAAGCTGCAAAAAGAGATTGAGGAACATAGAAAGCAGTATAAAAATGAACTCTCAAAGCTCAAAGTCCAGGAAGAGGCTCTCAAAGCAAAAGAGACGGCACTGGAAGCAAAAGCAAACCAACTGGCTCAAGAGCTTCTTTCAAAAGAGCGGCAAAATCTAGAAAGGGAAATAAAAAAACGGCTCGAAAATGAGCAAAAATCGATCATAGAGAGCCTTGAAAAAGAGCTGGAAGAGAAAAGCAATCAAGTGAAAGAGCTCAACGAAGCAAAAATAGAGATAGAAAAACTCAAACGCCAAAAAGATGAGGCCATCCGGCAGGCCAGGCTGCAAGCCCAAAAAGAGTTAAGTGAAGAACTATCCAAGGCGAAAGAGCAGCTTGCGAAACAGTTGGCTCAAGAAAATGAACTCAAACTCAAAGAGAAAGAGAAACAGCTCGAAGATCTCAAACATCAACTCGAAGAGGCCAAAAGGAAAGCAGAACTAACCTCCCAGCAGCTTCAAGGAGAGGTACAAGAGCTTGCCATTGAAGAGTATTTGAAAAACCAGTTTCCATTCGATACGATCGAAGAGATCAAAAAGGGGCAAAGAGGGGCAGACTGTATCCAGATTGTCAATACAAGGGAGCTGCAAAACTGCGGCAAAATATATTATGAAAGCAAGAGGGCAAAAGAGTTCAAAAAAGAGTGGATCGAAAAATTCAAGGCCGATATGCGAAACATTGGTTGCGATATAGGAGTGCTCGTGACACAAAGTATGCCAAAAGGTATGGATCGTATGGGCTTTGTGGATGGAGTATGGGTATGCAGTTTTGAAGAGTTCAAAGCCCTAAGCGCCATTTTACGCGAAAATCTCATCAAAATAGCCCTCATCAAAAAAAGCCAGGAAAACAGAGGAGAGAAGATGGCAATGCTCTATAGCTATCTCACCTCAGATGAGTTTCGCATGCAGATCGAAGCGATTGTGGAAGGCTTTACTCAGATGCAACAAGATCTTGAAGCAGAAAAACGGGCAATGGCAAGGATCTGGAAGCAGCGTCAAAAACAGATCGAAAAGGTTTTGGAAAATACAATCAGTATGTACGCCAGCATCAAAGGGATCGCCGGCAGTGCCATCTCGCACATCAAAGCACTAGAACTTCCTTATAGCGAAGATTAA
- a CDS encoding 7-cyano-7-deazaguanine synthase, whose translation MSKIRALALFSGGLDSLLAMKLIIDQGVDVIGLHFDTGFGGRNAEQKKEYLEKITQKIGAKLEIVNIREQFIQDILFDPKYGYGKHFNPCIDCHANMIRVAKALLPKFDAHFVISGEVVGQRPMSQRFDALKKVEDLSEADGLILRPLSAKLLPPTLPEQKGWVDREKLYGISGRSREVQMELAKKYGIEDYESPSGGCLLTDENFSTKIRDHIKYDSFDLEDIDVLKWGRHFRLPGGAKLVVSRNKEENEKLGAIEVTKYEKFTLPLPGPLSLISKTASNEDKELAAKIALTYSKAKPENEYDVQIGQTTIKTSPFETKKEAQSFFVQ comes from the coding sequence TTGAGTAAAATTCGAGCACTCGCACTTTTTAGCGGAGGACTGGACAGTCTTCTGGCCATGAAATTGATCATTGATCAAGGAGTCGATGTTATCGGTCTTCATTTCGATACCGGATTTGGCGGCAGAAACGCAGAACAGAAAAAAGAGTATCTGGAAAAAATTACCCAAAAAATTGGTGCAAAACTGGAAATAGTCAATATCCGGGAACAGTTCATCCAAGATATTCTTTTTGATCCAAAATATGGCTACGGAAAGCACTTCAACCCTTGTATCGATTGTCATGCCAATATGATCCGAGTGGCAAAGGCTCTGCTACCAAAATTTGATGCTCATTTTGTCATAAGTGGTGAAGTAGTTGGACAACGCCCTATGAGCCAACGATTTGATGCACTGAAAAAAGTAGAAGATCTCTCAGAGGCAGATGGGCTCATTTTGAGACCGTTAAGCGCTAAACTCCTTCCGCCTACTCTTCCAGAGCAAAAAGGATGGGTCGATAGAGAGAAGCTATATGGCATCAGCGGAAGAAGCCGTGAGGTACAAATGGAGCTTGCCAAAAAATATGGAATAGAAGATTACGAGAGTCCAAGCGGTGGATGCCTCCTGACAGATGAGAATTTTAGTACCAAAATACGAGACCATATCAAATATGACTCATTCGATCTTGAAGATATCGACGTACTCAAATGGGGCAGACACTTCAGACTTCCTGGGGGAGCAAAACTGGTAGTGAGCAGGAACAAAGAGGAAAATGAGAAATTGGGAGCTATAGAGGTGACCAAATATGAAAAATTCACTTTACCATTGCCAGGCCCTTTGAGTCTGATTTCTAAAACGGCTAGTAACGAGGACAAGGAACTTGCGGCAAAAATCGCCTTGACATACTCAAAAGCAAAACCTGAAAATGAGTATGATGTGCAAATAGGCCAAACCACCATAAAAACTTCTCCATTTGAGACAAAAAAAGAGGCTCAAAGCTTTTTTGTCCAATGA
- the dnaG gene encoding DNA primase, with translation MIDQNSIEQLKNIVDIVDVIGNYIELKKAGSNYKALCPFHQEDTPSFVVSPSKQIFHCFGCGAGGDAIKFLMEYEKLSYPEAIEKLAGMYNFSLQRIGSKESSSNLFKALESINRLYKKELFSKKKALDYLKQRGVANNSIEKFELGYAPEGNTQIQYLKKEFIPLQDAIQTGILSQDSGRVYARLVERITFPIYSPNGALVGFGGRTITNHPAKYLNSPETKLFHKSKILYGYHLAKQEIYKKKELIVCEGYLDVVMLHQAGFQNAVATLGTALTPSHLPLLRKGEPRVILAYDGDRAGIEAALKASKMLTKADIEGGVVIFTQDQDPADMVKKAQLQELQRLFAKPIPFVEFVLEKTVQKYDIKNPREKEKALFEGIDFLKTLSPLLQEEYKEYLAALLNILPSKIVLHPQQKKDVNYTMEVHDPKELSIIKTMLTKPHTVDIILDIIDASHFTYHQEEFELTLQNRVDHPKIRSILLNEDILVFEEEHIRSELLVFLIKYYEQKIQEVVKGDFPFNQKSFLIRKYKENIKRLKEGELIIE, from the coding sequence ATGATAGATCAAAACTCCATAGAACAGCTCAAAAATATCGTCGATATCGTTGATGTTATCGGTAACTACATAGAACTCAAAAAAGCGGGTTCCAACTATAAAGCGCTTTGCCCTTTCCACCAAGAAGATACTCCAAGTTTTGTTGTCAGTCCTTCCAAACAGATTTTTCACTGCTTTGGGTGTGGTGCCGGAGGAGATGCGATCAAATTTTTGATGGAATATGAAAAACTGAGCTACCCAGAGGCCATCGAAAAACTTGCTGGAATGTATAATTTCTCTTTGCAAAGAATAGGATCAAAAGAGTCCAGCAGCAATCTTTTTAAAGCGTTAGAGTCCATCAACAGACTCTATAAAAAGGAACTCTTTTCCAAAAAAAAGGCACTGGATTACCTCAAACAAAGAGGGGTTGCCAACAATTCGATCGAAAAATTTGAGCTCGGCTACGCTCCAGAGGGCAATACACAAATCCAATATCTCAAAAAAGAGTTCATTCCTTTGCAAGACGCGATACAAACTGGTATCCTCTCCCAAGATTCGGGACGAGTCTATGCAAGACTTGTTGAGCGTATCACTTTTCCGATCTATTCACCAAATGGAGCCCTTGTGGGATTTGGGGGTAGAACCATAACGAATCATCCGGCTAAATATCTCAACTCTCCAGAAACGAAACTTTTTCACAAATCAAAAATTCTTTATGGCTACCATCTTGCGAAACAAGAGATCTACAAGAAAAAAGAGCTGATCGTCTGTGAAGGGTATCTGGATGTAGTGATGCTGCACCAAGCAGGTTTTCAAAATGCTGTAGCAACACTGGGGACTGCTTTGACACCCTCGCATCTGCCGCTTCTTAGAAAAGGAGAGCCGCGTGTGATTCTTGCCTATGATGGCGACAGAGCGGGTATCGAAGCAGCTTTGAAAGCTTCTAAGATGCTCACAAAAGCAGATATCGAAGGTGGCGTAGTTATTTTCACCCAAGACCAGGATCCTGCCGATATGGTAAAAAAAGCTCAACTTCAAGAACTGCAGCGTCTCTTTGCCAAGCCTATCCCATTTGTAGAGTTTGTTCTTGAAAAAACCGTACAAAAATATGACATTAAAAACCCAAGAGAGAAAGAGAAAGCTCTCTTTGAAGGAATAGACTTTCTCAAAACTTTATCACCTCTTTTGCAAGAAGAGTACAAAGAGTATCTAGCGGCATTGCTAAATATCTTACCCTCTAAAATAGTGCTGCACCCACAGCAAAAAAAAGATGTGAACTATACAATGGAGGTACATGATCCCAAAGAGCTTAGTATCATAAAAACGATGCTTACAAAACCCCATACGGTAGACATCATACTGGATATTATCGATGCCAGCCATTTTACCTATCATCAAGAAGAGTTTGAACTCACTTTGCAAAACAGAGTAGACCACCCAAAAATACGCTCGATTTTACTCAATGAAGATATTTTAGTATTCGAAGAAGAGCATATACGGAGCGAGTTATTAGTCTTTTTGATAAAATATTACGAACAGAAAATTCAAGAGGTTGTCAAAGGAGACTTTCCTTTCAACCAAAAAAGCTTTTTGATTCGAAAATACAAAGAGAACATCAAAAGATTAAAAGAGGGGGAGTTGATCATTGAGTAA
- the rnhA gene encoding ribonuclease HI, which yields MKKVSLFSDGSSLGNPGPGGYCAILRYKDNEKIIKGGEPHTTNNRMELKAVIEGLKALKEPCIVTVYSDSNYVVQAINSWLSGWIKKDFKNVKNPDLWKEFIEVAKPHRIKAVWVKGHSGHEENERCDKIAKEMAKEAGIG from the coding sequence GTGAAGAAAGTTTCTCTGTTTAGTGACGGATCGAGCCTTGGAAATCCAGGACCGGGAGGGTACTGTGCTATTTTGCGTTATAAAGACAATGAAAAGATCATCAAAGGAGGTGAACCCCATACAACCAACAACAGAATGGAACTCAAAGCTGTGATAGAAGGTTTGAAGGCTCTTAAAGAGCCCTGTATAGTAACTGTCTATAGTGATTCTAACTATGTGGTTCAGGCGATCAACTCATGGCTTTCAGGATGGATCAAAAAAGATTTTAAAAATGTGAAAAATCCGGATCTTTGGAAGGAATTTATCGAAGTTGCAAAACCGCATCGCATCAAGGCAGTTTGGGTAAAGGGTCACAGTGGTCATGAGGAGAATGAGAGGTGTGACAAAATTGCCAAAGAGATGGCAAAGGAAGCGGGAATTGGATAG
- a CDS encoding bacteriohemerythrin produces MIKIFPWYKSFEIGIEEIDMQHKKLVDILNAISNIIEEDDEKRKTKDLQSILRRLKEYTIYHFTTEEKLWEKYFPDDQEYSTHKKVHQSFIETIDSLSKKYENKSVQNRDVLSLLEYLAQWLAHHILNHDRVLGIAAKLIQEGKEKAEAIEYSKTIMKEDRERLINLILSILNAHIKNSIQLLDRYDKEQKLKEHLKIYKDIFSSSLDGIIIFDEKNNLFDINESFMNMAGMKRSELDHINILQFFKDYIDFCKNKTVLDSIINRKKFINECWIKNARSLSLLPVMISGFPLSINGLQYYILFVKDISRIKKQEKKLEYAAYHDPLTGLPNRALAIDRLQVAMERAKRRGSMIAVLYIDLDGFKEINDKYGHQVGDIFLKKVAKNLQEVIRGEDTIARIGGDEFLGIIQDIEMRSFNDSIFYRILEAASKTVDINGHQLKATASIGITFFPREYNKDKDAEHLIREADIAMYKAKTTGKNRYVFFDDKVLETRSKFDFDKGMKNKEFIVYYQPIIDTKQGSVFGFEALVRWNLYHKDLLVPSAFLSYIKSFETLLKLHKFVIVQSMHDLQSFISNGFHPYISINIDSNIFYHKKFIEMIDEIFSTFEHCDLVIFEIEEKGLGENRSSNHDIFEVCKKHGIKILIDNFKGEYFTLTHFINFPFDFIKVDKSLIINAIQDIENFAILEGSYAVAEAFLKDVIALGVETSDIIPTLNEIGIHYIQGYEIAKPKKLQDALQWITQYKVTNYLYHDSVSKKDSLKLLYAKMEHKAWIKKIEEFLTGKSDDLPIIDEKTCALSKYLQEFQQEVTKIKNKKLIQQKLQRLIPLHHQLHELAYEAQAFKEMGSDKDIKEYLEKMHHTSNRLISLIDDIAKLTASYS; encoded by the coding sequence ATGATCAAAATCTTTCCCTGGTATAAAAGTTTTGAGATCGGTATCGAAGAGATCGATATGCAACATAAAAAACTGGTAGATATCCTCAATGCAATCTCCAATATAATCGAAGAAGACGATGAAAAGAGAAAAACAAAAGATTTACAATCGATCTTGAGGAGACTCAAAGAGTATACTATCTACCATTTCACTACCGAAGAGAAGTTGTGGGAAAAATATTTTCCAGATGATCAAGAATATAGCACACATAAAAAAGTCCATCAAAGTTTCATCGAGACGATCGATTCCCTTTCCAAAAAATATGAAAACAAGAGTGTACAAAATAGGGATGTTCTATCTCTTTTAGAATATTTGGCCCAATGGCTTGCGCACCATATTTTAAATCACGATAGAGTGTTAGGAATCGCTGCCAAGCTCATACAAGAAGGTAAAGAGAAGGCAGAAGCTATAGAATATAGCAAAACGATAATGAAAGAGGATAGGGAAAGACTCATCAATCTCATTCTCTCCATATTGAATGCCCATATCAAAAACAGCATCCAACTCCTTGATAGATATGACAAAGAACAAAAACTCAAAGAACATCTAAAAATTTATAAAGATATCTTCTCCTCATCTTTAGATGGGATAATCATATTCGATGAAAAAAATAATCTCTTTGATATCAATGAATCTTTTATGAATATGGCGGGCATGAAAAGATCGGAATTGGATCATATCAATATCTTGCAGTTTTTTAAAGATTATATAGATTTTTGTAAGAATAAAACCGTTTTAGACTCAATCATAAACAGGAAAAAATTTATCAATGAGTGTTGGATAAAAAATGCCCGGTCTCTATCACTCCTCCCCGTTATGATCAGTGGTTTTCCTTTATCAATCAATGGTTTACAATACTATATTCTTTTTGTCAAAGATATAAGTAGGATAAAAAAACAAGAAAAAAAACTGGAATATGCTGCCTACCATGATCCTTTAACTGGTCTTCCCAACAGAGCCTTAGCAATCGATAGGCTTCAAGTCGCAATGGAACGAGCAAAAAGAAGAGGTTCGATGATTGCCGTATTGTACATCGATCTTGATGGCTTCAAAGAGATAAATGACAAATATGGTCACCAGGTGGGAGATATCTTTTTAAAAAAAGTAGCCAAAAATCTACAAGAAGTGATACGAGGTGAAGATACAATCGCAAGAATCGGTGGAGACGAGTTTTTAGGAATCATACAAGATATTGAGATGAGAAGTTTTAACGATAGCATATTTTATAGAATTTTAGAGGCCGCTTCAAAAACGGTCGATATAAATGGACACCAATTAAAAGCCACTGCAAGCATAGGGATAACCTTTTTTCCAAGAGAGTACAATAAAGACAAAGATGCAGAACATTTGATACGAGAAGCCGATATTGCTATGTACAAAGCAAAAACAACGGGAAAAAACCGATATGTCTTTTTTGATGATAAAGTTTTGGAAACGCGATCAAAATTTGATTTTGACAAAGGTATGAAAAATAAAGAGTTCATTGTATATTATCAGCCCATCATCGATACCAAACAGGGATCGGTTTTCGGTTTCGAAGCATTAGTACGGTGGAACTTATATCATAAAGACCTCTTGGTCCCTTCTGCATTTTTATCATATATTAAAAGTTTCGAAACACTTTTAAAACTTCATAAATTTGTCATTGTGCAATCTATGCATGATTTACAAAGCTTCATAAGCAACGGCTTTCACCCATACATTTCCATAAATATCGACAGCAATATTTTTTACCATAAAAAATTTATTGAGATGATCGATGAAATTTTCAGTACATTTGAACATTGCGACCTTGTTATTTTTGAAATTGAAGAAAAAGGACTAGGAGAAAATAGAAGCAGCAATCATGATATATTTGAAGTATGTAAAAAACATGGTATCAAGATTTTAATAGACAACTTCAAAGGAGAATATTTCACCTTGACCCATTTTATCAATTTTCCGTTTGATTTTATCAAAGTTGATAAGAGTTTAATCATCAACGCCATCCAGGATATAGAAAATTTTGCCATATTGGAAGGATCCTATGCAGTTGCTGAAGCATTTTTAAAAGATGTAATAGCTCTTGGGGTGGAAACATCGGATATCATACCTACTTTAAACGAAATAGGTATCCATTATATTCAAGGATATGAAATTGCGAAACCAAAAAAACTGCAAGATGCTCTTCAATGGATCACACAATACAAAGTAACAAACTATCTTTATCATGATAGTGTGTCCAAAAAGGATTCTTTGAAACTTTTGTATGCAAAAATGGAGCATAAAGCGTGGATAAAGAAGATCGAGGAGTTTTTAACTGGAAAAAGTGATGATCTTCCTATAATAGATGAAAAAACGTGTGCACTTTCCAAATATTTGCAAGAATTTCAGCAAGAGGTTACAAAGATTAAAAATAAAAAACTTATACAACAAAAACTGCAACGATTAATTCCGCTCCATCACCAACTGCATGAGCTGGCATATGAAGCACAAGCATTCAAAGAGATGGGTTCAGATAAAGATATAAAAGAGTATCTCGAAAAAATGCATCACACCAGCAATAGATTAATCAGTTTAATAGACGATATTGCAAAGCTGACTGCTTCTTACTCGTAA
- a CDS encoding tetratricopeptide repeat protein: MDFLVGYRDPLFGLIIFFGLIFIISFFSYAWGLFKSKKQKNSLEQFFKRFDENAKSEPLQFSGEEKEREALVQLAKAYTKNGDFEKAIGIYLQLKESTDDIQERVLILKQLAKLYYKAGFLARSIEIYEEILRYFPRSADVLFELMLIYEKMNDMQNALKIKEALDELGHTSSDANYLMARKFIVSNEIDDLVTLYKEHPALVRVIFTHLFKTDPQMAWSVLDPKDYEQVVDILWRLEKDQIRTDHPFLQALYTAKGYGKFTETSDIFEFDVLIHYPKADLDFEYLCPKCKNIFPFAYSRCPNCQSVESPKVELILRPKEEKREESFSV; this comes from the coding sequence TTGGACTTTTTGGTGGGATACCGCGATCCTCTTTTTGGTCTGATTATCTTTTTTGGTCTTATCTTTATCATCTCTTTTTTCAGCTACGCATGGGGGCTTTTTAAGAGCAAAAAGCAAAAAAATTCGTTAGAGCAGTTTTTTAAGCGGTTTGATGAAAACGCCAAATCGGAGCCTTTGCAGTTTTCAGGAGAAGAGAAAGAGAGAGAGGCTCTCGTACAGCTTGCCAAGGCTTATACAAAAAATGGAGATTTTGAAAAGGCGATAGGAATCTATCTGCAGCTAAAAGAGTCTACCGATGATATCCAAGAAAGAGTGCTCATACTCAAGCAGCTTGCAAAACTTTACTACAAAGCCGGATTTCTGGCCCGAAGTATCGAGATATATGAAGAGATTTTGCGGTATTTTCCAAGATCAGCGGATGTTCTTTTTGAGTTGATGCTGATATATGAGAAGATGAATGATATGCAAAACGCTCTTAAAATCAAAGAAGCACTCGACGAACTCGGTCATACCAGTTCTGATGCCAACTATCTCATGGCTAGAAAATTTATAGTTTCCAATGAAATTGATGATCTTGTGACGCTTTATAAAGAGCATCCTGCTCTTGTGCGAGTTATTTTCACCCATCTTTTCAAAACAGACCCTCAAATGGCTTGGAGCGTATTGGACCCGAAAGATTATGAACAGGTTGTAGATATATTATGGAGACTGGAAAAGGATCAGATTCGAACAGACCATCCTTTTTTGCAAGCGCTCTATACCGCCAAAGGGTATGGAAAATTTACAGAAACAAGTGACATATTCGAGTTCGATGTTTTGATACACTATCCAAAAGCGGATCTTGATTTTGAGTATCTGTGTCCAAAATGCAAAAATATCTTTCCATTTGCCTACAGTCGATGTCCCAATTGCCAAAGTGTAGAGTCACCGAAAGTGGAATTGATTTTACGACCAAAGGAAGAAAAACGTGAAGAAAGTTTCTCTGTTTAG
- a CDS encoding diacylglycerol kinase: protein MRNQPKYHLFKNARYALDGLIECWRSETSFKIEVILFFLFSITFWLLPIALLSKTILQTSLFIPLITELLNSAIERVVDLVSPNHHPLAKAAKDAGAAAVLLSLFLTVGIWVTVAIFELF from the coding sequence ATGAGAAACCAACCAAAATATCATCTTTTTAAAAACGCACGCTATGCACTTGATGGTCTTATCGAGTGCTGGCGGAGTGAAACCAGCTTCAAAATAGAAGTCATACTCTTTTTTCTATTTTCCATAACCTTTTGGCTTTTACCGATTGCACTTCTATCGAAAACTATTTTGCAGACATCGCTGTTCATTCCACTCATCACAGAACTTCTCAACAGTGCGATAGAGCGGGTCGTCGACCTCGTTTCCCCCAATCATCACCCTTTGGCAAAAGCTGCCAAAGATGCGGGAGCGGCAGCAGTTCTTCTTTCACTTTTTTTGACTGTTGGCATCTGGGTGACAGTAGCCATATTCGAACTGTTTTGA
- the aroC gene encoding chorismate synthase, whose product MNSFGKRLIMTTFGESHGKAIGCVLDGVPAGLDIDETFIQNELDRRRPGKSKFATARKELDEVQILSGVFEGRSTGTPIAMVIFNKDQKSRDYSNIKDIFRPGHADFTYWHKYGIRDYRGGGRSSARETAARVAAGAVAKLLLKEFGIEVEAGVCEVAGIEAKEFDFDYAKTSEIFALDPYVETLQKEAILKAKEAHDSVGGAVLVRATNLPVGLGEPIYYKLDAVLAEALMSINAAKAVDIGLGREASRLYGSQNNDQITKEGFISNNAGGILGGISNGEDVIAKVWFKPTPSIFQKQRSIDVNGNEVEVELKGRHDPFVAARGSVVAEAMMALVIADMLLLNATSQLSHLKKVYL is encoded by the coding sequence ATGAATAGTTTTGGCAAACGACTTATCATGACGACCTTTGGGGAGTCTCACGGAAAAGCTATCGGATGTGTTTTAGATGGCGTACCGGCCGGGCTGGATATAGATGAAACATTTATACAAAATGAGCTGGATCGTAGACGTCCTGGAAAAAGCAAATTCGCCACGGCACGAAAAGAATTAGATGAGGTGCAGATTTTAAGCGGCGTATTTGAAGGGAGAAGTACTGGTACGCCTATTGCGATGGTGATATTCAACAAAGACCAAAAAAGCAGAGATTACTCCAATATCAAAGATATCTTTCGACCAGGTCATGCCGATTTTACCTACTGGCATAAATATGGCATCAGGGATTATCGGGGTGGTGGCAGAAGCAGTGCCAGAGAGACTGCTGCCAGGGTTGCCGCAGGTGCGGTTGCGAAGCTTTTACTCAAAGAGTTTGGCATCGAAGTGGAAGCCGGTGTGTGTGAAGTAGCTGGAATCGAGGCGAAAGAATTTGATTTTGATTATGCAAAAACAAGTGAGATATTCGCACTAGATCCTTATGTTGAAACTTTACAAAAAGAGGCTATTCTAAAAGCCAAGGAGGCGCACGACAGCGTTGGGGGTGCGGTGCTCGTTCGAGCTACCAATCTTCCCGTGGGGCTTGGAGAGCCGATCTACTATAAATTGGATGCGGTACTCGCTGAGGCACTCATGAGTATCAACGCAGCGAAAGCTGTCGATATCGGTTTGGGTCGAGAAGCCAGTAGGTTGTATGGATCCCAAAACAATGACCAGATCACCAAAGAGGGTTTTATTTCCAATAATGCCGGAGGTATATTGGGCGGTATCAGCAACGGTGAGGATGTGATAGCAAAAGTGTGGTTCAAGCCAACGCCCTCTATTTTTCAAAAACAGCGATCCATCGATGTAAACGGCAATGAGGTTGAAGTGGAACTCAAAGGCAGGCACGATCCGTTTGTAGCTGCAAGGGGAAGCGTTGTTGCTGAAGCGATGATGGCTTTGGTCATAGCGGATATGCTTTTACTCAATGCAACAAGCCAGCTCTCTCATCTCAAAAAAGTCTATTTATAA
- the rnc gene encoding ribonuclease III has product MKQLEEFEKKLGYSFEDKKLLKEALTHKSYKSPVNNERLEFLGDAVLDLVVGEYLFKKFPKANEGELSKLRASLVNEEGFAKLAQKLDIGKYIFISQAEENNQGRTKPSLLSNAFEAVMGAIYLEKGLEKVRELSLKLLEEAYPKIDLDSLFKDFKTALQEFTQAHYGITPTYKLLGSSGPDHKKEFEVAVLLHEETISTAKGRSKKAAQQEAAKEALKILKARNE; this is encoded by the coding sequence ATGAAACAGTTGGAAGAGTTTGAAAAAAAACTCGGTTACAGTTTTGAAGATAAAAAGCTTTTGAAAGAGGCATTGACGCACAAAAGCTATAAGAGTCCTGTGAATAACGAGCGTTTGGAGTTTTTGGGTGATGCTGTTTTGGACCTGGTGGTAGGAGAGTATCTTTTTAAAAAGTTTCCCAAAGCAAACGAAGGAGAGCTTTCGAAACTTCGTGCATCACTAGTCAATGAAGAGGGATTTGCGAAGTTGGCGCAAAAGCTTGATATCGGAAAATATATCTTCATCTCCCAAGCAGAAGAGAATAATCAAGGACGAACAAAACCGAGTCTTCTCTCCAACGCTTTTGAAGCGGTCATGGGCGCTATATATCTCGAAAAAGGACTCGAAAAGGTTCGTGAACTCTCCTTGAAACTTTTGGAAGAAGCCTATCCAAAAATCGACCTTGACTCTTTGTTTAAAGATTTTAAAACCGCGTTGCAGGAATTCACCCAGGCGCATTACGGTATAACTCCTACATACAAGCTTCTTGGCTCAAGCGGGCCGGATCATAAAAAAGAGTTCGAAGTGGCGGTGCTGCTGCATGAAGAGACGATTTCCACTGCAAAAGGACGAAGTAAAAAGGCCGCTCAGCAAGAGGCTGCAAAAGAGGCACTCAAAATCTTGAAGGCACGCAATGAATAG
- a CDS encoding DUF2267 domain-containing protein, with translation MHFEKDVQKTKEFLKDFAQVASLEDIQQANRIVRAVLRVLRRRVAPQEYLDLLAQLPICIKAEGVEGWRLSEFPDKSIRKVKNFIEAVMKEDRGSHKDFGDDPERAKALVKAFFAFLKRHISPGEIEDLADELPEEIKKFVQEA, from the coding sequence ATGCATTTCGAAAAGGATGTCCAAAAAACGAAAGAGTTTCTCAAAGATTTTGCACAGGTCGCCTCATTGGAAGATATCCAACAAGCCAACAGGATTGTGCGAGCGGTATTGCGAGTATTGCGAAGACGAGTGGCCCCTCAAGAGTATCTTGATCTGCTAGCTCAGCTTCCTATCTGCATCAAAGCCGAAGGGGTAGAGGGATGGAGATTGAGTGAATTTCCCGATAAGTCTATAAGAAAAGTGAAAAATTTTATCGAAGCAGTGATGAAAGAGGATCGGGGATCCCATAAAGATTTTGGTGACGATCCTGAACGTGCGAAAGCATTGGTCAAAGCCTTTTTTGCCTTTTTGAAGCGTCATATTAGTCCGGGTGAAATAGAAGATCTTGCAGATGAACTCCCTGAAGAGATCAAAAAGTTTGTGCAAGAGGCTTGA
- a CDS encoding putative motility protein, producing the protein MNVSSVNDIAAYSIWQKQQSVKNHVEVSMLKKAMQLQQEMMQKMLEGIQQTSGAKTPPPNPNGTISLYA; encoded by the coding sequence ATGAATGTCTCAAGTGTCAATGATATAGCAGCATATTCCATATGGCAAAAACAGCAAAGTGTCAAAAACCACGTAGAAGTTTCTATGCTGAAAAAAGCGATGCAATTGCAGCAAGAAATGATGCAAAAGATGTTAGAGGGTATCCAGCAAACAAGTGGTGCGAAAACACCACCTCCCAATCCAAACGGAACGATTAGCCTGTATGCTTAA